A region of Gemmatimonadota bacterium DNA encodes the following proteins:
- a CDS encoding patatin-like phospholipase family protein, producing the protein MIILARRTLALLLASTVAATAAPAQAPACRPGVTALVLSGGGAKGLAHVGVIAALEAAGVRPDLIVGTSMGAMIGALYAAGYPAREIDSLARALAARDIFRAKELRGPVVWGSLLPLLLWEEGEAGFSIQSPAVRQYQVTAALNGAMLRGNLLARGDFDHLPIPLRVVATNLRDRSVVVLRGGDLAQAVRASIAIPLVFSPEKIGAVTLTDGGLAANIPVGVARNEGAMRVLVSDVTERPADTLDLDSPLVIADRLLNWLFRQPADSLGADDLMIRPSVEGFGALDFSPAAVDSLIRLGRAAGDSMVARWSCRGLAITPRPPIAMPRQLLGLRGDASDPSGIRLLRRTLALDAPRAVNEAELQAQLFSLGEREIFREIWLGPVGTGDTVRLQPTLRRLPRRVAGIGIAYDTEFGGRVWGGFADRNLPVLHAEASGVLALGRFRRDLDLSGRRQTLLGRAVFSPVATLGLHGEDVRRFDRGGIELPSDNMKHLVATAGAERFLGRDLRLAVMAEARSWDAYDLQTRVRASASALGGRLVIERRSDDRDQVARVEAAYTSRYRLATTELRSRAEVGSVRFEPHVRLSVGDDLPVPLTFSLGGTDGFPGLHLGERRGDREAFGALGLSRAVIGPLRLRVQGAVGRTAVGRIPTTLIGPRSADEDGMVTNDDLARRSSGVFASGGWVTGLRIGLGSDTPLGPVRVEYGWNDAGREALFLRVGRWF; encoded by the coding sequence ATGATCATACTGGCGCGCCGGACCCTCGCTCTCCTCCTCGCCAGCACCGTCGCGGCCACCGCCGCGCCCGCCCAGGCGCCCGCGTGCCGCCCTGGCGTCACCGCCCTCGTCTTGAGTGGTGGCGGTGCCAAGGGGCTGGCGCACGTCGGGGTGATTGCCGCGCTCGAGGCCGCCGGCGTCCGCCCCGATCTGATCGTCGGCACCTCGATGGGTGCCATGATCGGCGCACTCTACGCCGCCGGCTATCCGGCGCGCGAGATCGATTCCCTCGCCCGGGCACTCGCCGCCCGCGACATCTTCCGCGCCAAGGAACTCCGCGGCCCCGTCGTCTGGGGATCGCTCCTCCCCCTGCTGCTCTGGGAAGAGGGCGAGGCTGGCTTCTCCATCCAGAGTCCCGCGGTCCGACAGTATCAGGTGACCGCCGCGCTCAATGGCGCGATGCTCCGCGGCAACCTCCTCGCGCGCGGCGACTTCGATCACCTCCCGATTCCGCTGCGCGTGGTGGCCACCAACCTGCGCGATCGCAGCGTGGTGGTGTTGCGCGGCGGCGACCTTGCGCAGGCGGTGCGCGCATCGATCGCGATCCCGTTGGTCTTCTCTCCCGAGAAGATTGGTGCGGTGACGCTCACCGACGGCGGCCTCGCGGCGAACATCCCGGTCGGCGTGGCGCGCAACGAAGGCGCCATGCGCGTCCTGGTCAGCGACGTCACTGAACGTCCGGCCGACACCCTCGATCTCGACTCACCGCTGGTGATCGCCGATCGCCTCCTCAACTGGCTCTTCCGGCAACCGGCCGATTCGCTCGGTGCCGACGACCTGATGATCCGGCCGTCGGTCGAAGGGTTCGGCGCACTCGACTTCTCGCCGGCCGCTGTCGATTCCCTCATTCGACTCGGCCGCGCGGCCGGTGATTCGATGGTGGCGCGATGGAGTTGCCGGGGTCTCGCCATCACGCCGCGTCCCCCCATCGCGATGCCGCGTCAGTTGCTGGGGCTCCGTGGTGATGCGTCCGATCCATCCGGTATACGCTTGTTGCGACGCACCCTCGCGCTTGACGCGCCCCGCGCGGTGAACGAGGCCGAGTTGCAGGCGCAGCTCTTCTCGCTCGGCGAGCGGGAGATCTTCCGCGAGATCTGGCTCGGCCCAGTCGGCACCGGCGACACGGTTCGACTGCAGCCGACGCTGCGACGGCTGCCGCGCCGCGTCGCTGGCATCGGGATCGCATATGACACTGAGTTCGGTGGCCGAGTGTGGGGTGGCTTCGCCGACAGAAATCTTCCGGTGCTGCACGCCGAGGCCTCAGGGGTGCTGGCGCTCGGTCGCTTCCGTCGTGACCTCGACCTGAGTGGTCGACGCCAGACACTGCTCGGCCGTGCCGTCTTTTCGCCCGTGGCGACACTCGGGTTGCATGGCGAGGATGTGCGTCGCTTCGATCGTGGTGGCATCGAGCTGCCGTCTGACAACATGAAGCATCTCGTCGCCACTGCCGGCGCCGAACGGTTCCTCGGCCGCGACCTGCGGCTCGCCGTGATGGCAGAGGCGCGCAGCTGGGACGCGTACGATCTGCAGACGCGCGTGCGCGCCAGCGCTTCGGCACTCGGTGGCCGCCTCGTGATCGAGCGTCGCAGTGATGATCGCGACCAGGTCGCGCGCGTCGAGGCGGCCTACACCTCGCGCTACCGACTCGCCACCACCGAGCTGCGCAGCCGCGCCGAAGTGGGGAGCGTTCGTTTTGAGCCGCACGTGCGACTCAGCGTCGGCGACGACCTTCCTGTGCCGTTGACCTTTTCCCTTGGCGGAACGGACGGCTTCCCCGGCCTCCACCTCGGTGAACGACGGGGTGACCGCGAAGCGTTCGGCGCGCTCGGCCTGTCGCGCGCCGTCATCGGGCCGCTCCGCCTTCGGGTGCAGGGGGCGGTTGGCCGTACCGCGGTGGGCCGCATCCCCACCACCCTGATCGGTCCCCGGAGCGCGGACGAGGACGGTATGGTCACCAACGACGACCTCGCGCGCCGGTCCAGCGGGGTGTTTGCGAGTGGCGGCTGGGTCACAGGCCTCCGCATCGGCCTCGGCTCGGACACCCCGCTGGGGCCGGTCCGGGTGGAGTACGGGTGGAACGATGCGGGGCGGGAGGCGCTGTTTTTGAGGGTGGGGCGGTGGTTCTAA
- the sufD gene encoding Fe-S cluster assembly protein SufD, which translates to MQVGASAFAALADAATSSGPAWLVARRREAAARFAEVGVPSTRDEEWRFTPVAPIATTAWTAVGASTPVSAADVAALRLADGPLAVLVDGVFVAALSNLPVSIQASSLQAAIAAGDAAVETHLGTIALPTATPFSALSLATFTDGVVLHLAAGTELAAPLEILHLTTAAADGALVAPRVLITAAKAARGAVVEQFVSLADTVHLSNAVTEVVLGEASWVEHIRVQREGARAWHVGYTHAHQARASHYRSFALSIGGKVSRHNLHARLAGEQVETLMYGLYLTQHEQLADTHSAIFHDQPNCNSWEVYKGVLADKSRAVFNGKVFVEPIAQKTDAKQTNRNLLLSDQAKVDTKPQLEIFADDVKCTHGATVGRLNEQQRYYLQTRGIGGRTAQELLIWAFAAEVLTEVTIPAVRNGIERIVRDRLEAMLG; encoded by the coding sequence GTGCAGGTCGGCGCTTCGGCGTTCGCCGCGCTGGCCGACGCGGCCACCAGCAGCGGGCCGGCATGGCTCGTGGCGCGCCGCCGCGAGGCCGCCGCCCGCTTTGCCGAGGTCGGCGTCCCGTCGACGCGCGACGAAGAGTGGCGCTTCACCCCGGTCGCCCCGATCGCGACCACCGCGTGGACGGCCGTTGGGGCCTCGACGCCGGTGAGCGCTGCCGATGTGGCCGCACTCCGCCTGGCCGATGGACCGCTCGCGGTCCTGGTTGATGGCGTCTTCGTCGCGGCACTCTCGAATCTTCCGGTGTCCATCCAGGCCTCGTCGCTGCAGGCGGCCATCGCCGCCGGTGACGCCGCCGTCGAGACACACCTCGGCACCATTGCGCTCCCGACCGCGACGCCATTCTCGGCGTTGTCGCTGGCGACCTTCACCGATGGCGTGGTGCTGCACCTCGCCGCCGGGACGGAACTGGCGGCGCCGCTCGAGATCCTGCACCTGACCACCGCTGCTGCCGATGGCGCCCTGGTCGCGCCGCGCGTGCTGATCACTGCGGCCAAGGCCGCACGTGGAGCCGTGGTCGAGCAGTTCGTCTCGCTGGCGGACACGGTCCACCTGAGCAATGCCGTCACCGAGGTGGTGCTCGGCGAAGCGTCGTGGGTCGAGCACATCCGGGTGCAGCGCGAAGGCGCGCGCGCCTGGCATGTCGGCTACACCCACGCCCATCAGGCACGGGCGTCGCACTATCGGTCGTTCGCATTGTCGATCGGCGGGAAGGTGTCGCGCCACAACCTGCACGCCCGCCTCGCCGGCGAGCAGGTCGAGACGCTGATGTACGGCCTCTATCTCACGCAGCACGAGCAGCTCGCCGACACCCACTCGGCGATCTTCCACGATCAGCCGAACTGCAATTCGTGGGAGGTCTACAAGGGCGTGCTGGCCGACAAGTCGCGCGCCGTCTTCAACGGCAAGGTGTTCGTCGAGCCGATTGCCCAGAAGACCGATGCCAAGCAGACCAACCGCAACCTGCTCCTCTCCGATCAGGCCAAGGTCGACACCAAGCCGCAGCTCGAGATCTTCGCCGACGACGTGAAGTGCACCCACGGCGCCACGGTCGGCCGGTTGAACGAGCAGCAGCGCTACTACCTGCAGACGCGCGGCATCGGTGGCCGCACGGCGCAGGAGCTCCTGATCTGGGCCTTCGCGGCCGAAGTGCTGACCGAGGTGACCATTCCCGCGGTGCGGAACGGGATCGAGCGGATCGTGCGCGATCGGCTCGAGGCGATGCTGGGATGA
- the sufC gene encoding Fe-S cluster assembly ATPase SufC: MLQISNLHASVDEKEILKGISLTVNAGEVHAIMGPNGSGKSTLAQVLSGHPAYDVTSGTATLEGEDLLDMEAEERAWAGVFLAFQYPVEIPGVTNAYFLRMAYNEVRKARGLDELDPMDFLDLLEEKLKVVEWGPEIMERAVNFGFSGGEKKRNEILQMAVLEPKLAILDETDSGLDIDALRIVADGVNKLRSPERAIILVTHYQRLLDYIVPDFVHVLAGGKIVKSGGKELAHELEAKGYEWLTGAMEEVSL; the protein is encoded by the coding sequence CTGCTCCAGATCTCGAACCTCCACGCCTCCGTCGACGAGAAGGAGATCCTCAAGGGGATCTCGCTCACCGTCAACGCCGGCGAAGTCCACGCCATCATGGGGCCGAACGGCTCCGGCAAGAGCACGCTCGCACAGGTGCTCTCGGGACATCCGGCCTACGACGTCACCAGCGGCACGGCGACGCTCGAGGGCGAGGACCTGCTCGACATGGAGGCGGAGGAGCGCGCCTGGGCCGGCGTCTTCCTGGCGTTCCAGTATCCGGTGGAGATCCCGGGCGTGACCAACGCCTACTTCCTCCGCATGGCGTACAACGAGGTCCGCAAGGCGCGCGGGCTCGACGAGCTCGACCCGATGGACTTCCTCGACCTGCTCGAGGAGAAGCTCAAGGTGGTCGAGTGGGGCCCGGAGATCATGGAGCGTGCGGTCAACTTCGGCTTCTCCGGTGGCGAGAAGAAGCGGAACGAGATCCTGCAGATGGCGGTGCTCGAGCCGAAGCTCGCGATCCTCGACGAGACCGACTCCGGCCTCGACATCGACGCGCTGCGCATCGTCGCCGACGGCGTCAACAAGCTTCGGTCGCCGGAGCGCGCCATCATCCTGGTGACCCACTACCAGCGGCTGCTCGACTACATCGTGCCCGACTTCGTCCACGTCCTCGCCGGCGGGAAGATCGTGAAGTCAGGCGGCAAGGAGCTGGCGCACGAGCTCGAGGCGAAGGGCTACGAGTGGCTGACGGGCGCGATGGAGGAAGTGTCGCTGTGA
- a CDS encoding SUF system NifU family Fe-S cluster assembly protein — translation MAGMDEMYQTLIIEHDRSPRNFKRLDAPTHHAEGRNPLCGDEVSLDLVIDAEGRISEVGFQGQGCAVSRASSSMMTTAIKGKTIPEAMALFDGFHAMLTGQPGDLEGLGKLVAFKGLSVYPMRVKCATMVWHTLKEALTEKS, via the coding sequence ATGGCCGGCATGGACGAGATGTACCAGACGCTGATCATCGAGCATGATCGCTCGCCGCGGAACTTCAAGCGGCTGGACGCGCCGACGCATCACGCCGAGGGGCGCAACCCGCTCTGCGGCGACGAAGTGTCGCTCGACCTGGTGATCGACGCCGAGGGGCGGATCAGCGAGGTCGGCTTCCAGGGACAGGGGTGCGCGGTCAGTCGCGCCTCCTCCTCGATGATGACCACCGCCATCAAGGGGAAGACGATTCCCGAGGCGATGGCGCTCTTCGACGGCTTCCACGCGATGCTCACCGGCCAGCCCGGTGACCTCGAAGGCCTCGGCAAATTGGTGGCCTTCAAGGGATTGTCGGTCTATCCGATGCGCGTGAAGTGCGCGACGATGGTGTGGCATACGCTCAAGGAAGCGCTTACTGAAAAGTCGTAA
- a CDS encoding BrxA/BrxB family bacilliredoxin, with translation MPYPELMIAPMRAEVTRLGVQEMKTVDEVDAALGNAEGTAFVFVNSMCGCAAGGARPALAKALATATAKPAKLLTVFAGQDLDATARVRSYFGQYQPSSPSAALLKDGEVVAFIHRHEIEGRSPEMIAAAIVTAFETHCA, from the coding sequence ATGCCGTATCCAGAATTGATGATCGCCCCCATGCGTGCAGAAGTCACCCGCCTCGGCGTGCAGGAAATGAAGACCGTGGACGAGGTCGATGCCGCTCTCGGCAACGCCGAAGGCACCGCCTTTGTCTTCGTCAACTCGATGTGCGGTTGCGCGGCGGGTGGAGCGCGTCCGGCGCTGGCCAAGGCGCTGGCGACGGCGACCGCCAAGCCGGCGAAGCTGTTGACGGTGTTTGCCGGGCAGGACCTCGACGCCACGGCGCGGGTCCGCTCCTACTTCGGGCAGTATCAGCCGTCGTCGCCGTCGGCGGCGCTGCTCAAGGACGGTGAGGTGGTCGCGTTCATCCACCGGCACGAGATCGAGGGGCGGTCGCCCGAGATGATCGCCGCGGCGATCGTCACCGCGTTCGAGACCCACTGCGCGTGA
- a CDS encoding ABC transporter permease, which yields MNKIFAVVRREFIERVRTRAFLLATLGLPLLMVFAMTVPALMMRGTDRTTRIAVIDGTADSTGVQIVAALGKPTFKDGTRAKYAIEHVTLAGDATAKRDSLLLRTSREVAEPLDGVMILPENTLAAGKVEYFGTNVSSFETMGELQRLISSVVVGTRLERAGVDAGVVTAAMRPADMKTTKVADGKPTGESGAASFLLAYIMGFLLYISVVLFGQQTMMSVIEEKTSRIMEILASSLRPFQMLLGKVIGVGAVGLLQMSIWVGTVFMVGQNRTVLAGLLKVPVETMQTLPIPSIPTDLLVVFLTYFALGFLLFGAVFAAVGSMVNSTQEAQQAISGVIMVIMVGFFGVFAVIKDPSGGLGTVLSLIPFTAPFVMPVRWSMAAVPLPELALSLVIMVAALLGVVWVAGRIYRTGILMYGKKPTLREVFRWVRAG from the coding sequence GTGAACAAGATCTTTGCCGTGGTGCGCCGGGAGTTCATCGAGCGCGTCCGCACCCGTGCCTTCCTGCTGGCCACCCTGGGCCTGCCGTTGCTCATGGTGTTCGCGATGACCGTGCCGGCGCTGATGATGCGCGGCACCGACCGGACCACCCGGATTGCCGTGATCGACGGCACCGCCGACTCGACCGGCGTGCAGATCGTCGCCGCCCTCGGGAAGCCGACCTTCAAGGACGGCACCCGGGCGAAGTACGCCATCGAGCACGTCACCCTGGCCGGTGATGCCACCGCCAAACGCGACTCGCTGCTGCTGCGCACCTCGCGCGAGGTGGCTGAGCCGCTCGATGGCGTGATGATCCTGCCGGAGAACACGCTGGCGGCGGGGAAGGTCGAGTACTTCGGGACCAATGTTTCGTCATTCGAGACGATGGGCGAACTGCAGCGGTTGATCTCCTCCGTGGTCGTGGGGACACGGCTCGAGCGCGCCGGTGTCGATGCCGGCGTCGTGACCGCCGCGATGCGGCCGGCCGACATGAAGACCACCAAGGTGGCCGACGGCAAGCCGACCGGCGAGAGCGGCGCAGCGTCCTTCCTTCTGGCCTACATCATGGGCTTCCTGCTCTACATCTCGGTGGTGCTCTTCGGTCAGCAGACGATGATGTCGGTGATCGAGGAGAAGACCTCGCGCATCATGGAGATCCTCGCCTCGTCGCTGCGGCCGTTCCAGATGCTGCTCGGCAAGGTGATCGGCGTCGGCGCAGTGGGGTTGCTGCAGATGTCGATCTGGGTCGGCACCGTGTTCATGGTCGGGCAGAACCGGACCGTCCTTGCCGGACTGCTGAAGGTCCCGGTCGAGACGATGCAGACGCTGCCGATTCCCTCGATTCCGACCGACCTGCTGGTGGTCTTCCTGACCTACTTCGCCCTCGGCTTCCTGCTGTTCGGCGCGGTGTTCGCGGCGGTGGGCTCGATGGTGAACTCGACCCAGGAGGCGCAGCAGGCGATCTCCGGCGTCATCATGGTGATCATGGTCGGCTTCTTCGGCGTCTTCGCCGTGATCAAGGACCCCTCGGGCGGCCTCGGCACGGTGCTCTCGCTGATCCCCTTCACGGCGCCGTTCGTCATGCCGGTGCGCTGGTCGATGGCGGCGGTGCCTCTGCCCGAGCTGGCGCTCTCGCTGGTGATCATGGTCGCCGCGCTGCTCGGCGTGGTGTGGGTTGCGGGACGGATCTACCGCACCGGCATCCTGATGTACGGCAAGAAGCCGACGCTGCGCGAAGTGTTCCGGTGGGTGAGGGCGGGGTGA
- the sufS gene encoding SufS family cysteine desulfurase, protein MSEAVRAQFPIFARTSRGEPLVYLDSGATTQKPQVVIDAEMAFYEGWNANIHRGVYEFSERATMAYDGTRATVARFLGGVREGEIVFTTGTTGATNLVAQSFLRPKVGPGTWVLVTEMEHHANIVPWQLAGAALRAIPVTDAGELDLEAAGKLLAEGPALLAVAHVSNTLGTINPIAQLTSMARVHGVPVLVDGAQAVGHFPVDLTALGADFYCFSAHKLFGPTGVGVLWARRDLLAAMPPYQGGGDMIDRVSFERTTFASGPQRFEAGTPNIAGVIGMDAAIQWVLTEDRAAWQVEDERLLALGREMLEAIPGVKLLAKPTHSVGVLTFTMTGAHPHDIASILDSRGICIRAGHHCTQPLHARFSVPATARASFGPYTTEADVRALGKGLEKVRELFR, encoded by the coding sequence ATGAGTGAGGCCGTGCGGGCGCAGTTCCCGATCTTTGCCCGCACCTCGCGCGGGGAGCCGCTGGTGTACCTCGACAGCGGCGCCACCACGCAGAAGCCCCAGGTCGTGATCGACGCCGAGATGGCGTTCTACGAGGGGTGGAACGCCAACATCCATCGCGGCGTCTACGAGTTCTCCGAGCGTGCCACGATGGCCTACGACGGCACGCGTGCCACGGTCGCGCGCTTCCTCGGCGGCGTCCGCGAGGGCGAGATCGTCTTCACCACCGGCACCACCGGTGCGACCAACCTCGTGGCGCAGTCGTTCCTCCGCCCCAAGGTCGGCCCGGGGACGTGGGTGCTGGTGACCGAGATGGAGCACCACGCCAACATCGTTCCGTGGCAGCTCGCCGGCGCCGCGCTCCGAGCCATCCCGGTCACCGACGCCGGCGAACTCGATCTCGAGGCCGCTGGGAAGTTGCTGGCCGAGGGGCCGGCGTTGCTCGCGGTGGCACACGTCTCGAACACGCTCGGCACGATCAACCCGATTGCCCAGCTGACCAGCATGGCGCGGGTGCACGGCGTCCCGGTGCTGGTCGATGGCGCACAGGCGGTGGGGCACTTCCCCGTCGACCTGACCGCGCTCGGCGCCGACTTCTACTGCTTCTCGGCGCACAAGCTCTTCGGGCCGACCGGTGTCGGCGTCCTCTGGGCCCGGCGCGACCTGCTGGCCGCGATGCCGCCCTACCAGGGTGGCGGCGACATGATCGACCGCGTCTCCTTCGAGCGCACCACCTTTGCCTCGGGGCCGCAGCGCTTCGAGGCGGGGACGCCGAACATCGCGGGCGTCATCGGGATGGACGCCGCGATCCAGTGGGTGCTCACCGAGGACCGCGCCGCGTGGCAGGTCGAGGATGAGCGGTTGCTGGCGTTGGGGCGCGAGATGCTGGAGGCGATTCCGGGTGTGAAGCTGCTGGCCAAGCCGACGCACAGCGTCGGGGTGCTGACCTTCACGATGACCGGCGCGCATCCGCACGACATCGCCTCGATCCTCGACTCGCGCGGGATCTGCATTCGCGCCGGGCACCACTGCACCCAGCCGCTGCACGCTCGGTTCAGTGTGCCGGCGACGGCACGCGCCTCGTTCGGGCCCTACACCACCGAGGCCGACGTGCGCGCCCTGGGGAAGGGGCTCGAGAAGGTGCGGGAGCTGTTCCGCTGA
- a CDS encoding winged helix-turn-helix transcriptional regulator has product MASPALSFAETAGPVGHRGPRGLVLLHLKREGGATAGDLAAALGYSLNAVRHHLKELEAEGVVGFDRTTKGVGAPAHTYRLTAKGHSLFPDRYERTLTDLLDHLVATSGRDAAVALLEQQYRSLAERLEVETRGVTPEQRGEVVARVLDAEGYMATWVHAATGGLLTEHHCPHRLVAERFPEVCAAEERFLAQVFGAPIERRSRIAGGCGTCSYRVALVGDDAGLEAS; this is encoded by the coding sequence ATGGCATCCCCCGCGCTTTCCTTCGCTGAAACGGCCGGTCCGGTCGGGCACCGCGGTCCCCGCGGGCTGGTGCTGCTGCACCTGAAGCGCGAGGGCGGGGCGACGGCCGGGGATCTTGCGGCCGCGCTGGGGTATTCGCTGAACGCGGTGCGGCACCATCTGAAGGAGTTGGAGGCGGAGGGGGTCGTCGGTTTCGACCGCACCACGAAGGGTGTTGGTGCCCCGGCGCACACCTATCGCCTTACCGCCAAAGGACATAGCCTCTTTCCGGACCGCTACGAGCGGACCCTGACCGACCTGCTCGACCACCTGGTCGCGACGTCGGGGCGGGATGCGGCGGTGGCGTTGCTGGAGCAGCAGTACCGGTCGCTCGCCGAGCGGCTGGAGGTCGAGACGCGCGGGGTCACCCCGGAGCAGCGGGGTGAGGTGGTCGCGCGGGTCCTCGACGCCGAGGGGTACATGGCGACCTGGGTGCATGCGGCGACCGGGGGGCTCCTCACCGAGCACCACTGTCCGCATCGCCTGGTCGCGGAACGTTTTCCTGAAGTCTGCGCCGCCGAGGAACGCTTCCTCGCGCAGGTCTTCGGGGCACCAATCGAGCGCCGCTCGCGGATCGCGGGCGGTTGCGGCACATGCAGCTATCGAGTCGCCCTCGTGGGCGATGACGCTGGTCTGGAGGCTTCGTGA
- the sufB gene encoding Fe-S cluster assembly protein SufB, producing MDALVNREYKHGWVTDIEQDTMPPGLSEETVRFISAKKEEPEWLLDWRLKAFRRWQEMTEPTWPNVHYTPIDYQAIAYFSAPKTTTPLGSLDDVDPKLLATYEKLGIPLSEQKLLAGVAVDAIFDSVSVGTTFKAALAKEGVIFCSFGEAVKEHPELVQKYLGSVVPASDNYFAALNSAVFSDGSFVFIPKGVRCPMELSTYFRINAANTGQFERTLIVAEEGAYVSYLEGCTAPKRDENQLHAAVVELVALDDATIKYSTVQNWYAGDENGVGGIYNFVTKRGKAGARAKISWTQVETGSAITWKYPSVILQGDDSIGEFYSVAVVNGMQQADTGTKMIHIGRNTKSTIVSKGISAGRGQNSYRGQVKILPKAHGARNYTQCDSMLIGNACGAHTFPYIDVQNSTSDVEHEASTSKIGEDQIFYCKARGLNTEHAISLIVNGFCKEVFRELPMEFALEAQKLLGVSLEGSVG from the coding sequence ATGGACGCGCTGGTCAATCGCGAGTACAAGCACGGCTGGGTCACCGACATCGAGCAGGACACGATGCCACCGGGGCTCTCCGAGGAGACGGTCCGCTTCATCTCCGCCAAGAAGGAGGAGCCCGAGTGGCTGCTCGATTGGCGCTTGAAGGCGTTCCGCCGTTGGCAGGAGATGACCGAGCCGACCTGGCCGAACGTGCACTACACGCCGATCGACTACCAGGCGATCGCCTACTTCTCGGCGCCGAAGACCACGACACCGCTCGGCTCGCTCGACGACGTCGATCCGAAGCTGCTGGCCACGTACGAGAAGCTCGGCATCCCGCTCAGCGAGCAGAAGCTGCTGGCCGGCGTCGCCGTCGACGCGATCTTCGACTCCGTCTCGGTCGGCACGACGTTCAAGGCCGCGCTCGCCAAGGAAGGGGTGATCTTCTGCTCCTTCGGCGAGGCGGTGAAGGAGCATCCCGAGCTGGTGCAGAAGTACCTGGGCTCGGTCGTGCCGGCCTCCGACAACTACTTCGCCGCGCTCAACTCGGCGGTCTTCTCCGACGGCTCGTTCGTCTTCATCCCGAAGGGCGTGCGCTGCCCGATGGAGTTGTCGACGTACTTCCGCATCAACGCCGCCAACACCGGGCAGTTCGAGCGGACGTTGATCGTGGCCGAGGAAGGGGCGTACGTCTCGTACCTCGAGGGATGCACGGCGCCGAAGCGCGACGAGAATCAGCTGCACGCCGCGGTGGTGGAGCTGGTTGCCCTCGACGACGCGACCATCAAGTACAGCACGGTGCAGAACTGGTATGCCGGTGACGAGAATGGCGTCGGCGGCATCTACAACTTCGTCACCAAGCGCGGCAAGGCGGGCGCGCGCGCCAAGATCTCGTGGACGCAGGTCGAGACCGGCTCGGCGATCACCTGGAAGTATCCCTCGGTGATCCTGCAGGGCGACGACAGCATCGGCGAGTTCTACTCGGTGGCGGTGGTCAACGGCATGCAGCAGGCCGACACCGGCACCAAGATGATCCACATCGGCCGCAACACGAAGAGCACCATCGTCTCGAAGGGCATCAGCGCCGGCCGGGGGCAGAACTCCTACCGCGGCCAGGTGAAGATCCTCCCGAAGGCGCACGGGGCGCGCAACTACACCCAGTGCGACTCGATGCTCATCGGCAACGCCTGCGGGGCGCACACCTTCCCCTACATCGACGTGCAGAACAGCACCTCCGACGTGGAGCACGAGGCGAGCACCAGCAAGATCGGCGAGGACCAGATCTTCTACTGCAAGGCGCGCGGCCTGAACACCGAGCACGCGATCTCGCTGATCGTCAACGGCTTCTGCAAAGAGGTCTTCCGGGAGCTCCCGATGGAGTTCGCGCTGGAGGCGCAGAAGTTGTTGGGTGTCAGTCTTGAGGGAAGTGTTGGATAA
- a CDS encoding ATP-binding cassette domain-containing protein, giving the protein MAAAAVRFEKVTKRFSGHVAVKDLSFEVPTGGIFGLLGPNGAGKSTSIRMMMDIIEPDEGSISLFGSDRKGRDLSPRIGFLPEERGLYKKMKVLDHLVFFGEVKGIARSEAKRRAAKWLDRLGIADWAQKKVEDLSKGMQQKVQFAGSLLHDPELVVLDEPFSGLDPVNSQVMKDVVIELAKSGVTVLFSTHIMEQAERMCDHIVIIARGEKVVDGTLQEIKAGFGGRHIALGFTHDREKAERVLADRRLIETIDDYGASADLRMAEGADPETLLHALIREGVGLSRFEIVEPSLQAIFIAKVGNAAVAARTGEAA; this is encoded by the coding sequence GTGGCAGCTGCCGCTGTTCGCTTCGAGAAGGTTACCAAACGCTTTTCAGGCCATGTCGCCGTCAAGGATCTCTCTTTTGAGGTCCCGACCGGCGGCATTTTCGGTTTGTTGGGCCCCAATGGGGCCGGGAAGTCGACCTCGATCCGGATGATGATGGACATCATCGAGCCGGATGAGGGGTCGATCTCCCTCTTCGGGTCGGACCGGAAGGGGCGTGACCTCTCCCCCCGGATCGGCTTCCTCCCCGAGGAGCGCGGCCTCTACAAGAAGATGAAAGTGCTCGATCATCTGGTCTTCTTCGGCGAAGTGAAGGGGATCGCCCGGAGCGAGGCGAAGCGGCGGGCCGCCAAGTGGCTCGACCGGCTCGGGATCGCCGATTGGGCCCAGAAGAAGGTCGAGGACCTCTCCAAGGGGATGCAGCAGAAGGTCCAGTTCGCCGGATCGCTGCTCCACGACCCCGAGCTGGTGGTGCTGGACGAGCCCTTCTCGGGGCTCGACCCGGTCAACTCCCAGGTGATGAAGGACGTGGTGATCGAGCTCGCCAAGTCGGGGGTCACCGTTCTCTTCTCGACCCACATCATGGAGCAGGCGGAGCGGATGTGCGATCACATCGTGATCATCGCCCGCGGCGAGAAGGTGGTCGACGGCACCCTGCAGGAGATCAAGGCCGGCTTCGGTGGCCGGCACATCGCCCTGGGCTTTACCCACGATCGCGAGAAGGCGGAGCGGGTGCTGGCCGATCGGCGATTGATCGAGACGATTGACGACTACGGCGCCTCGGCCGACCTCCGCATGGCCGAAGGGGCCGATCCGGAGACGCTGCTCCACGCGCTCATTCGCGAGGGGGTCGGGCTCAGTCGCTTCGAGATCGTCGAGCCGTCGCTGCAGGCGATCTTCATCGCCAAGGTCGGCAATGCGGCCGTGGCCGCCCGGACCGGGGAGGCCGCGTGA